In Gossypium arboreum isolate Shixiya-1 chromosome 5, ASM2569848v2, whole genome shotgun sequence, a single genomic region encodes these proteins:
- the LOC108452512 gene encoding pathogenesis-related thaumatin-like protein 3.5 has protein sequence MDQLLPLLFILLMLSSGAKVYECARTFTIINNCKDTIWPGIIPGESFNGGGLELKSHQSVVFDAPVGWSGRIWGRTGCKFDDNGNGPCQTGDCAQTLKCGAAGKTPVSLAEFTLATVDFYDVSLVDGFNLPLSVTPINGKGNCSTAGCNSDVRHNCPSELAVKAKGKVIACRSACDVFDTDEYCCRGTYGNPSTCRPTYYSNIFKSACPTSYSYAYDDPTSIFTCSGADYVITFCSTRNQPVCTYHDHKLVCKNKANGLNPLVGRWWATLLAPLLMANLKFLL, from the exons ATGGATCAGCTTTTACCTCTTTTGTTCATACTGCTCATGCTTTCATCAG GGGCAAAAGTGTATGAATGTGCAAGAACCTTCACCATTATAAACAATTGCAAGGATACTATCTGGCCTGGAATTATCCCTGGTGAAAGCTTTAATGGTGGAGGTCTTGAATTAAAATCACACCAATCTGTCGTCTTTGACGCCCCGGTTGGCTGGAGTGGCCGCATATGGGGTCGAACTGGTTGCAAGTTCGACGACAATGGAAATGGTCCATGCCAAACAGGGGACTGTGCCCAAACCCTTAAGTGCGGAGCTGCCGGCAAAACCCCGGTATCACTCGCTGAGTTTACACTTGCTACTGTTGATTTTTACGATGTTAGCCTCGTTGACGGATTCAATCTGCCACTATCCGTTACACCGATAAACGGTAAGGGAAATTGCTCCACTGCTGGATGTAACTCTGACGTCAGGCATAATTGCCCTTCCGAACTCGCTGTCAAGGCCAAAGGGAAGGTTATAGCTTGCCGAAGCGCATGCGACGTGTTTGACACCGACGAATATTGTTGCCGAGGGACATATGGAAACCCTTCAACTTGTCGACCTACATATTATTCCAACATTTTCAAGTCTGCATGCCCTACTTCCTATAGTTATGCATATGATGATCCTACTAGTATTTTCACTTGTTCTGGTGCAGATTATGTCATCACCTTCTGCTCAACCAG GAATCAACCAGTATGCACATATCATGATCACAAGCTTGTTTGCAAGAACAAAGCAAATGGTTTAAACCCATTGGTAGGAAGATGGTGGGCAACTCTACTTGCACCACTCTTGATGGCTAATCTCAAGTTCCTTTTATAA
- the LOC108451989 gene encoding cold shock protein 2-like has product MAEATSTERSTGTVKWFSAQKCFGFIAPDDGGDDLFVHQTSILSQGFRTLSDNQPVEFFVDVGEDGRAKAVDVTPMPRPRRPSRGGGRGGYFGGRGRGGGGYRRGGYGGGGGGGSGACYNCGRTGHIARDCYQGGGSGSTRYSGGRGDGGGNRRYGGDSGDGRGAGGRCFNCGDEGHFARDCPNK; this is encoded by the coding sequence ATGGCTGAGGCGACCAGCACCGAGAGATCCACTGGCACAGTCAAATGGTTCAGCGCCCAGAAATGTTTTGGTTTCATAGCTCCCGACGACGGAGGCGACGACCTTTTCGTCCACCAAACCTCTATTCTTTCCCAAGGCTTTCGTACACTCTCCGATAACCAACCCGTCGAGTTCTTCGTTGATGTCGGTGAAGATGGCCGAGCTAAGGCCGTTGATGTAACTCCTATGCCTCGACCTCGCCGTCCTTCCCGCGGCGGTGGAAGAGGAGGATATTTTGGCGGCAGAGGTAGAGGAGGTGGTGGTTACAGGAGAGGAGGTTATGGTGGTGGCGGTGGCGGAGGTAGCGGCGCTTGTTATAATTGTGGGAGGACGGGGCATATAGCCAGGGATTGTTATCAAGGTGGTGGAAGTGGAAGTACGAGATACAGTGGCGGCCGTGGAGATGGTGGTGGAAATAGAAGATACGGTGGCGATAGCGGTGATGGACGAGGAGCTGGGGGACGATGTTTTAACTGTGGAGATGAAGGCCATTTTGCAAGGGATTGCCCTAACAAATAA